One part of the Arabidopsis thaliana chromosome 4, partial sequence genome encodes these proteins:
- the AMT1;1 gene encoding ammonium transporter 1;1 (ammonium transporter 1;1 (AMT1;1); FUNCTIONS IN: ammonium transmembrane transporter activity; INVOLVED IN: ammonium transport, transport, protein polymerization, response to karrikin; LOCATED IN: nucleus, plasma membrane, membrane; EXPRESSED IN: 25 plant structures; EXPRESSED DURING: 13 growth stages; CONTAINS InterPro DOMAIN/s: Ammonium transporter (InterPro:IPR001905), Ammonium transporter, conserved site (InterPro:IPR018047); BEST Arabidopsis thaliana protein match is: ammonium transporter 1;3 (TAIR:AT3G24300.1); Has 11619 Blast hits to 11599 proteins in 2072 species: Archae - 224; Bacteria - 4688; Metazoa - 462; Fungi - 431; Plants - 505; Viruses - 0; Other Eukaryotes - 5309 (source: NCBI BLink).), with amino-acid sequence MSCSATDLAVLLGPNATAAANYICGQLGDVNNKFIDTAFAIDNTYLLFSAYLVFSMQLGFAMLCAGSVRAKNTMNIMLTNVLDAAAGGLFYYLFGYAFAFGSPSNGFIGKHYFGLKDIPTASADYSNFLYQWAFAIAAAGITSGSIAERTQFVAYLIYSSFLTGFVYPVVSHWFWSVDGWASPFRTDGDLLFSTGAIDFAGSGVVHMVGGIAGLWGALIEGPRLGRFDNGGRAIALRGHSASLVVLGTFLLWFGWYGFNPGSFNKILVTYETGTYNGQWSAVGRTAVTTTLAGCTAALTTLFGKRLLSGHWNVTDVCNGLLGGFAAITGGCSVVEPWAAIICGFVAALVLLGCNKLAEKLKYDDPLEAAQLHGGCGAWGLIFTALFAQEKYLNQIYGNKPGRPHGLFMGGGGKLLGAQLIQIIVITGWVSATMGTLFFILKKMKLLRISSEDEMAGMDMTRHGGFAYMYFDDDESHKAIQLRRVEPRSPSPSGANTTPTPV; translated from the coding sequence ATGTCTTGCTCGGCCACCGATCTCGCTGTCCTGTTGGGTCCTAATGCCACGGCGGCGGCCAACTACATCTGTGGCCAGTTAGGCGACgtcaacaacaaatttatcgACACCGCTTTCGCTATAGACAACACTTACCTTCTCTTCTCCGCCTACCTTGTCTTCTCTATGCAGCTTGGCTTCGCTATGCTCTGTGCCGGTTCCGTGAGAGCCAAGAATACTATGAACATCATGCTTACCAACGTCCTTGACGCTGCAGCCGGTGGTCTCTTCTATTATCTGTTTGGCTACGCCTTTGCCTTTGGATCTCCGTCCAATGGTTTCATCGGTAAACACTACTTTGGTCTCAAAGACATCCCCACGGCCTCTGCTGACTACTCCAACTTTCTCTACCAATGGGCCTTTGCAATCGCTGCGGCTGGAATCACAAGTGGCTCGATCGCTGAACGGACACAGTTCGTGGCTTACCTAATCTATTCCTCTTTCTTAACCGGGTTTGTTTACCCGGTCGTCTCTCACTGGTTCTGGTCAGTTGATGGATGGGCCAGCCCGTTCCGTACCGATGGAGATTTGCTTTTCAGCACCGGAGCGATAGATTTCGCTGGGTCCGGTGTTGTTCATATGGTCGGAGGTATCGCTGGACTCTGGGGTGCGCTCATCGAAGGTCCACGACTTGGCCGGTTCGATAACGGAGGCCGTGCCATCGCTCTTCGTGGCCACTCGGCGTCACTTGTTGTCCTTGGAACATTCCTCCTCTGGTTTGGATGGTACGGATTTAACCCCGGTTCCTTCAACAAGATCCTAGTCACGTACGAGACAGGCACATACAACGGCCAGTGGAGCGCGGTCGGACGGACAGCTGTCACAACAACGTTAGCTGGCTGCACCGCGGCGCTGACAACCCTATTTGGGAAACGTCTACTCTCGGGACATTGGAACGTCACTGATGTATGCAACGGCCTCCTCGGAGGGTTTGCAGCCATAACTGGTGGCTGCTCTGTCGTTGAGCCATGGGCTGCGATCATCTGCGGGTTCGTGGCGGCCCTAGTCCTCCTCGGATGCAACAAGCTCGCTGAGAAGCTCAAATACGACGACCCTCTTGAGGCAGCACAACTACACGGTGGTTGCGGTGCGTGGGGACTAATATTCACGGCTCTCTTCGCTCAAGAAAAGTACTTGAACCAGATTTACGGCAACAAACCCGGAAGGCCACACGGTTTGTTTATGGGCGGTGGAGGAAAACTACTTGGAGCTCAGCTGATTCAGATCATTGTGATCACGGGTTGGGTAAGTGCGACCATGGGGACACTTTTCTTCATCctcaagaaaatgaaattgttgCGGATATCGTCCGAGGATGAGATGGCCGGTATGGATATGACCAGGCACGGTGGTTTTGCTTATATGtactttgatgatgatgagtctcACAAAGCCATTCAGCTTAGGAGAGTTGAGCCACgatctccttctccttctggTGCTAATACTACACCTACTCCggtttga
- the SMAP1 gene encoding small acidic protein 1, whose translation MRPMQLDMLSEMDDAGSSMAMDVDDLEAMEILNEGGLVSDNKLADADFFNKFDDDFDDTDIN comes from the coding sequence ATGAGGCCGATGCAGCTGGATATGTTATCGGAGATGGATGATGCAGGTTCTTCGATGGCCATGGACGTTGATGACCTCGAAGCCATGGAGATACTCAACGAAGGAGGACTTGTCTCAGATAACAAGCTCGCCGACGCCGATTTCTTCAACAAATTCGATGATGATTTCGATGACACCGATATCAACTAA
- a CDS encoding uncharacterized protein (unknown protein; FUNCTIONS IN: molecular_function unknown; INVOLVED IN: biological_process unknown; LOCATED IN: chloroplast; BEST Arabidopsis thaliana protein match is: unknown protein (TAIR:AT2G05310.1); Has 50 Blast hits to 50 proteins in 20 species: Archae - 0; Bacteria - 0; Metazoa - 0; Fungi - 0; Plants - 50; Viruses - 0; Other Eukaryotes - 0 (source: NCBI BLink).) gives MAAKFRISSSSFSHRASDSSTSSSSSYSSLLALPQFFCPPSPLGFPEFKLHAKLGGGDGEVKPKDKKKFITKEEEPEQYWQSVGEREGENPMKTPLPYIIIFGMSTPFVILAIAFANGWIKVPIR, from the exons ATGGCAGCGAAATTTcgaatttcttcttcttcgtttagCCACAGGGCTAGTGATTCCtcaacttcatcatcttcttcatattcatCATTGCTTGCTTTACCTCAATTCTTTTGTCCACCATCACCATTAGGATTCCCAGAATTCAAGCTTCATGCCAAATTAG GtggaggagatggagaagTGAAGcctaaagataagaaaaagtttataacCAAAGAGGAAGAACCTGAACA GTATTGGCAAAGCgttggagaaagagaaggagagaatcCGATGAAGACGCCTCTTCCTTACATTATCATATTCGGTATGTCAACTCCATTCGTCATCTTAGCCATTGCTTTTGCCAATGGTTGGATCAAAGTTCCCATTCGTTGA